Proteins from one Syntrophorhabdaceae bacterium genomic window:
- a CDS encoding UvrD-helicase domain-containing protein, whose protein sequence is MDNPQIITVRSSAGAGKTYNLAQHYLRFLVMGQPAGSGPKNHISNIVALTFTNKAAAEMRVRIIDWMKR, encoded by the coding sequence ATGGACAATCCTCAGATCATTACCGTCCGGTCATCGGCAGGTGCGGGAAAAACCTATAACCTCGCGCAACATTACCTGAGATTCCTTGTCATGGGTCAGCCGGCAGGAAGCGGCCCCAAAAATCATATCTCGAATATCGTTGCCCTGACCTTTACCAATAAGGCTGCCGCAGAAATGCGGGTTCGCATCATCGACTGGATGAAAAGG
- a CDS encoding DEAD/DEAH box helicase, with protein MSFSSFKLHPKIAAGVRALGYQTPTSIQMQTIPPILSGKDVMGLAQTGTGKTAAFVLPILERLLPGPRGKVRALIIAPTRELAEQTHVSIRELGRSTHLTSCTIYGGVSLNPQIQKLRAGVDIIVACPGRLLDHLNQGTINLANLEVLVLDEADRMFDMGFLPDIKRIIKQVPRKRQTLMFSATMPDSIRKLTDEVLHNPVTVKVGPTAPASTVSHALYPVQQHLKTGLLLELLRQTDTESILIFTRTKHRAKCIGQELQKKGYKAASLQGNLSQNKRQDALDGFRKGSYQILVATDIAARGIDVLSISHVVNYDMPDTTDAYTHRIGRTGRAAKTGDAFTFVSQEDEPQVKDIERVLGGKIERRILKGFDYTKSAPARNTEFARPPRPPQHHRAQPKPERASGRTDAGAKPITTTTKPGRGVSSGTKTTKSSQSKRRWNSGGRGKSSMH; from the coding sequence ATGAGTTTCAGTTCATTTAAGCTTCATCCAAAAATAGCTGCCGGCGTCAGAGCGCTCGGTTATCAAACTCCGACTTCTATCCAGATGCAGACGATCCCGCCCATCCTTTCAGGGAAAGACGTTATGGGCCTTGCCCAGACCGGAACCGGCAAAACAGCGGCATTTGTGCTGCCGATCCTGGAGCGTCTGCTCCCAGGTCCACGCGGCAAGGTGCGTGCCCTGATTATTGCGCCCACACGCGAACTGGCAGAACAGACCCATGTATCGATCAGAGAACTGGGGCGGAGCACACACCTGACAAGCTGTACAATTTACGGCGGCGTGAGCCTGAACCCGCAGATCCAGAAACTCCGTGCCGGTGTCGATATTATCGTTGCTTGCCCCGGCCGGTTACTCGATCACCTTAATCAGGGGACTATCAACCTTGCGAATTTGGAAGTCCTGGTCCTTGACGAGGCAGACCGGATGTTTGATATGGGTTTCCTCCCCGATATCAAACGGATCATCAAACAAGTGCCCAGAAAGCGGCAGACGCTGATGTTCTCTGCCACCATGCCCGACAGCATCCGGAAATTGACAGACGAAGTACTCCATAATCCCGTCACGGTAAAGGTGGGCCCCACGGCCCCGGCCAGCACAGTGTCACATGCGCTTTATCCCGTTCAACAGCATCTGAAAACCGGGCTCCTTCTGGAGCTGCTCAGACAGACTGATACAGAATCGATCCTGATTTTCACACGCACCAAGCACCGGGCAAAATGCATCGGTCAGGAACTGCAGAAGAAAGGGTACAAGGCTGCCTCACTCCAGGGAAATTTGTCGCAGAACAAGCGTCAAGATGCTCTCGACGGCTTCCGCAAGGGCTCATACCAGATCCTGGTGGCAACGGATATAGCGGCCCGTGGCATCGATGTGTTGAGCATATCTCATGTCGTCAACTATGATATGCCGGATACGACGGATGCCTATACGCACCGTATCGGTCGTACCGGCCGTGCGGCTAAGACCGGCGATGCTTTCACCTTTGTCAGCCAGGAGGACGAGCCCCAGGTCAAGGACATTGAACGTGTGCTGGGCGGGAAGATAGAACGGCGAATATTGAAAGGCTTCGATTATACGAAATCAGCTCCGGCCCGGAACACCGAATTTGCACGGCCGCCACGGCCGCCGCAACATCACAGGGCGCAGCCAAAACCGGAGCGGGCCAGCGGACGTACGGATGCGGGAGCAAAGCCCATAACAACCACCACCAAGCCGGGACGCGGTGTCTCTTCTGGAACAAAAACCACAAAGTCATCTCAGTCGAAAAGGCGGTGGAACAGCGGTGGAAGGGGTAAATCATCGATGCACTGA
- a CDS encoding ATP-binding cassette domain-containing protein, translated as MGLLLINDVSLNFGGPQLFDGVTLQIEAGERIGLLGRNGSGKSTLMKLLAGHITPDSGGIIRSGNVKTAMLAQDVPDDLPGTVYDVVAAGGQEHVELLREYHDLTMQIAGNRDAGLIRKLEGVQHRIESSGAWHYHQQVERVIQRAELDENARFRVLSAGMKRRVFLARALVSNPDLLLLDEPTNHLDISTILWLEDFLLKYEKTLMFVTHDRAFLQRLATLIVEIDRGRLVSFDCNYRTYLERRQALLDAEEKQWHEFDKKLSKEEVWIRQGVRARRTRNEGRVRALMQMRQERSRRQEQSGVARLVIQEAERSGRIVVDAKVISFAWGDTKIINGFSTTVIRGDKVGVIGPNGSGKTTLLKILLGDLMPQQGTVRLGTNISIAYFDQLRAQLDENKTLRENIGDGSDTVMIGGIQRHVMGYLQEFLFSPERIMSPVSSLSGGERNRLLLAKLFVIPSNVLVLDEPTNNLDAETLELLEDRLINYTGTIMLVSHDREFLNNVVTSTIVFEGDGLLVEYVGGYDDWLRQRKTTTGQLKSTAPKEQKQKRERAPKEKDKLSFKETRELESLPQIIEALEEEKKRLTETLNSPDFYASRDLDKIYGANDRLGVVGKELDEAYHRWDELESMAAKFRGNP; from the coding sequence ATGGGACTTTTACTCATTAATGATGTTTCGCTAAATTTTGGCGGCCCGCAACTGTTTGATGGTGTCACGCTTCAGATCGAGGCCGGCGAACGGATCGGCCTGCTGGGCCGTAACGGTTCGGGCAAATCCACCCTCATGAAGTTGCTGGCCGGTCATATAACTCCGGATTCAGGCGGGATTATTCGAAGCGGCAATGTGAAGACCGCTATGCTGGCACAGGATGTTCCCGATGACCTGCCGGGAACGGTCTATGACGTGGTAGCCGCTGGCGGACAGGAACATGTGGAACTCCTCAGAGAATACCACGACCTTACCATGCAGATTGCCGGGAACAGGGATGCTGGCCTCATAAGGAAGCTCGAAGGCGTACAGCACCGGATAGAATCATCCGGTGCCTGGCATTACCACCAGCAAGTTGAAAGGGTAATCCAAAGGGCTGAACTGGACGAAAATGCCCGGTTCCGGGTTTTATCTGCGGGTATGAAGCGCCGGGTTTTTCTGGCCAGGGCACTGGTGAGTAATCCGGACCTCCTGCTCCTCGACGAGCCCACAAACCACCTTGATATTAGTACCATCCTCTGGCTCGAGGACTTCCTGCTGAAGTACGAAAAGACGCTCATGTTCGTGACCCATGACCGGGCCTTTCTCCAGCGTTTGGCAACTCTGATTGTGGAAATCGACAGGGGCCGTTTGGTATCTTTCGATTGTAACTACAGAACCTACCTTGAACGACGACAGGCTTTACTGGATGCAGAAGAGAAGCAGTGGCATGAATTTGATAAGAAATTATCCAAAGAGGAGGTCTGGATCAGGCAAGGGGTCAGGGCGCGTCGCACACGCAACGAAGGCAGGGTCCGGGCGTTGATGCAGATGCGCCAGGAGCGCTCCCGCAGGCAGGAGCAGTCGGGAGTTGCCCGGCTGGTAATCCAGGAAGCGGAACGGAGCGGCCGGATAGTTGTGGATGCAAAGGTAATTTCATTTGCATGGGGTGATACAAAGATTATCAATGGGTTCTCCACCACCGTCATCCGCGGCGATAAGGTGGGCGTTATCGGGCCGAACGGTTCCGGCAAAACCACCCTTCTCAAGATACTCCTCGGTGACCTCATGCCCCAACAGGGAACAGTTCGCCTGGGTACCAATATCAGCATTGCTTACTTTGATCAACTCCGTGCACAGCTCGACGAAAATAAGACTCTCAGGGAGAATATCGGTGACGGCAGCGACACGGTCATGATTGGCGGCATCCAGCGACACGTAATGGGGTACCTTCAGGAGTTTCTTTTTTCGCCAGAGCGGATTATGTCGCCCGTCAGTTCTCTCTCCGGCGGTGAGCGCAACCGCCTGCTCCTGGCGAAACTCTTCGTTATTCCATCGAATGTGCTTGTTCTCGATGAGCCCACGAATAACCTTGATGCGGAAACGCTGGAATTGCTCGAAGACAGGCTTATTAATTACACTGGTACGATCATGCTGGTCAGTCACGACCGCGAGTTTCTCAATAATGTGGTGACCTCTACAATTGTCTTTGAGGGTGATGGACTGTTAGTGGAGTATGTCGGTGGCTACGACGATTGGCTGAGACAGAGGAAAACAACAACCGGGCAATTGAAGTCAACAGCTCCAAAGGAACAGAAACAAAAGAGGGAAAGAGCGCCGAAGGAGAAGGATAAACTTTCTTTTAAAGAGACCCGGGAGCTTGAATCTCTGCCACAGATCATCGAAGCCCTGGAGGAAGAGAAAAAACGCCTCACGGAAACCCTCAATTCCCCCGATTTCTATGCAAGCCGTGATCTTGACAAGATATACGGGGCTAACGATCGGTTGGGCGTGGTGGGAAAGGAGCTTGATGAAGCCTATCATCGCTGGGATGAGCTCGAAAGCATGGCCGCCAAATTCAGGGGCAACCCTTAA